From Poecile atricapillus isolate bPoeAtr1 chromosome 11, bPoeAtr1.hap1, whole genome shotgun sequence, one genomic window encodes:
- the USP8 gene encoding ubiquitin carboxyl-terminal hydrolase 8 isoform X1 → MPAVASVPKELYLSTSLKDLNKKTEVKPEKTSTKSYVQSALKIFKAAEESRLDGDEEKAYILYMKYVAVYNLIRKRPDFKQQQDYFHSILGPTNLKKALDEAEILSDSLKLRYEEAEVRKKLEERDRQELQKKQEPKDDGKSSGKNSSESAVDSKGKSQRVNGETKHSLERKDQSDSLSGAVTPEKLFAMMSDKNTELLIMDARKSKDYQESCIPKSISVPEEAIRPGDTAYLIEARLPEDSRDPWKRRGQFHYVILLDWFSSAEDLKLGTTLQSLKDALFKWESKTILQNEPLILEGGYENWLLCFPQYTTNARVTPPQHGKTEAVTVSLDFTYPSLEEPAPVPPVVAENEEMGDNLEERLKSLNRPNIQDAAVPKSDSSFVVNPVSVPRSIPEVDRSKKPSLKMLDDNRAKPPSTVSGIQSGESGRIVPDRSTKPVCDARSTLTEEEKSRVHAETAALLEKNRREKELRERQQQEQKERLKREKEEQEQKEKEQEQKAKEEQKEKEHKEKLQQSKEDREQKERDEQVKREQEEKEQERAHREAVEAKKQNKNEPENIGAKRIEIDKISMEEREKGTRTPETQKRALGDASQTFVTVPGKQKGQPDSGTQKPGPLREDSEQDTERLKSQREPLMRARSEEMGRIVPGLPAGWVKFLDDITGTYRYYHSPTNTVQMYPPEMAPPATPPSTPPTRKAKPKVTVEREREHSKLKRSYSSPDITQAIQEEDKKRIPVTPAVNRDNKPACYTKAEISRLSASQIRNLNPVFGGSGPALTGLRNLGNTCYMNSILQCLCNAPHLAEYFNRNLYQADINRSNFLGHKGEVAEEFGVIMKALWAGQYKYISPKDFKITIGKINDQFAGYSQQDSQELLLFLMDGLHEDLNKADNRKRYKEENNDHLDDSSAAEIAWHKHKQLNESIIVALFQGQFKSTVQCLTCHKRSRTFEAFMYLSLPLASSSKCTLQECLRLFSKEEKLTDNNRFYCSHCKTRRDSSKKIEIWKLPPVLLVHLKRFSYDGRWKQKLQTSVDFPLETLDLSQYVIGPKTSLKRYNLFSVSNHYGGLDGGHYTAYCKNASKQRWFKFDDHEVSEISASSVKSSAAYILFYTSYEQRAVDMAT, encoded by the exons ATATGAGGAAGCTGAAGTTCGGAAAAAACTTGAAGAGAGGGACAGAcaagagctgcagaaaaagcaaGAACCAAAAGATGATGGAAAGAGCTCAGGCAAAAACTCCTCAGAAAGTGCTGTGGATTCCAAAGGAAAAAGCCAAAGG GTTAATGGTGAGACGAAGCATTCACTGGAAAGAAAGGATCAGTCTGATAGCCTGAGTG GAGCAGTCACACCTGAGAAACTGTTTGCAATgatgtcagacaaaaatactgAATTGCTTATAATGGATGCTCGAAAATCGAAGGATTATCAGGAATCCTGTATTCCAAAATCCATCAGTGTCCCAGAAGAAGCTATCCGTCCTGG AGATACTGCTTATCTAATTGAAGCTAGACTCCCAGAGGATTCTAGAGATCCATGGAAGAGGAGAGGACAGTTCCATTATGTTATACTGCTAGACTGGTTTAGTTCTGCTGAAGACTTAAAGCTGGGAACAACTCTTCAGAGCCTGAAAGATGCACTTTTTAAG TGggaaagcaaaaccatcctGCAGAATGAACCTCTAATTCTAGAGGGAGGTTATGAAAACTGGctcctttgttttccccagTATACAACAAATGCTAGAGTAACTCCACCCCAGCACGGCAAGACTGAAGCAGTGACTGTTTCTT TGGATTTTACATATCCATCTCTGGAAGAGCCAGCTCCTGTGCCACCTGTTGttgctgaaaatgaagaaatgggAGATAATTTGGAAGAGAGACTAAAGTCACTTAACAGACCAAACATACAGGATGCTGCTGTTCCAAAATCTGACAGTTCCTTTGTAGTTAATCCAGTGTCAGTTCCAAGAAGTATCCCTGAG GTGGATCGTTCTAAAAAGCCTTCACTAAAAATGCTTGATGATAACAGAGCAAAACCTCCAAGTACAGTCAGTGGCATCCAGTCTGGTGAGAGTGGAAGAATAGTTCCAGACCGCTCCACAAAACCCGTGTGTGATGCAAGGAGCACTctgacagaagaagaaaaaagtcgGGTCCATGCAGAAACTGCTGCTTTATTAGAGAAAAACAGGCGGGAAAAGGAACTGCGAGAGAGGCAACAACAGGAACAGAAAGAGAGGctcaagagagaaaaagaagaacaagaacaaaaagaaaaagaacaagaacaaaaggcaaaagaagaacagaaggaaaaggaacaCAAAGAAAAGCTACAGCAATCAAAAGAGGACAGAGAGCAGAAGGAGAGGGATGAACAAGTAAAAAGagaacaggaggaaaaggaacaagaaagaGCACACAGAGAAGCAGTAgaagcaaaaaagcaaaataaaaatgaaccAGAAAACATTGGTGCAAAAAGGATTGAGATTGACAAAATATCcatggaagaaagagaaaagggaactCGAACACCAGAAACACAGAAACGGGCACTGGGTGATGCATCTCAGACTTTTGTGACTGTTCCAGGCAAG CAAAAAGGACAACCAGACAGTGGAACTCAAAAGCCAGGACCCCTTAGGGAGGATTCTGAACAAGATACTGAAAGACTTAAA TCCCAGCGGGAGCCATTAATGAGAGCACGAAGTGAGGAAATGGGAAGGATAGTCCCAGGGCTGCCTGCAGGTTGGGTAAAG ttcctagatgacatcaccggaACCTATCGTTACTATCACTCGCCAACAAATACTGTTCAGATGTACCCACCAGAAATGGCTCCTCCAGCCACTCCTCCATCAACTCCTCCAACTCGGAAAGCCAAGCCAAAGGTGACTGTTGAACGGGAGAGAGAACACTCCAAACTGAAGCGCTCCTACTCGTCCCCAGACATAACCCAAGCCATTCAGGAGGAAGACAAGAAAAGAATTCCTGTAACTCCTGCAGTCAATCGTGACAATAA ACCTGCCTGTTACACTAAAGCAGAAATTTCCAGGCTCTCTGCATCGCAGATTCGGAATCTTAATCCTGTGTTTGGGGGATCGGGACCAGCTCTGACAGGACTTCGTAATCTAGGGAACACTTGCTACATGAATTCCATATTACAGTGTCTGTGCAATGCACCTCACCTGGCTGAGTATTTCAACAGAAACTTGTATCAAGCTGATATTAACAG GTCAAATTTCCTGGGGCATAAAGGTGAAGTGGCTGAAGAGTTTGGTGTAATAATGAAAGCTTTATGGGCAGGACAGTATAAATATATCAGTCCAAAAGACTTCAAAATTACAATTGGGAAGATTAATGATCAATTTGCAGGATATAGCCAACAGGACTCCCAAGAATTACTTCTCTTTCTAATGGATGGCTTGCATGAAGACCTAAATAAA GCTGACAACAGGAAAAGatacaaggaagaaaataacGATCACCTTGATGACTCAAGTGCAGCAGAAATAGCCTGGCACAAACACAAACAGCTCAACGAGTCCATTATCGTGGCACTCTTCCAAGGGCAGTTCAAATCCACCGTGCAGTGTCTGACGTGTCACAAGAGGTCCCGAACCTTTGAGGCTTTCATGTATCTGTCATTACCACTTGCATCCTCCAGCAAATGCACTCTGCAG gAATGCCTTAGATTGTTCtccaaagaagaaaagctcacTGATAACAACAGATTTTACTGTAGCCATTGCAAAACTCGAAGGGATTCTtcaaaaaaaatagaaatttggAAATTACCACCTGTTCTTCTTGTGCACTTGAAACG ATTTTCCTATGATGGaagatggaaacaaaagcttCAAACTTCAGTAGATTTTCCACTGGAAACTCTTGACCTCTCACAGTATGTTATTGGTCCAAAGACTTCCTTGAAGAGATACAATCTGTTCTCAGTATCG AATCATTATGGTGGGCTGGACGGGGGGCACTACACAGCCTACTGcaaaaatgcttcaaaacaaCGCTGGTTTAAGTTTGATGACCATGAAGTGTCTGAGATCTCGGCATCCTCGGTGAAGTCCTCAGCTGCTTACATTCTCTTTTATACTTCCTATGAACAGCGAGCAGTAGATATGGCCACGTAA
- the USP50 gene encoding inactive ubiquitin carboxyl-terminal hydrolase 50, with the protein MAWKWKYSPKEQLEDISSLHPGLTGLQNLENTCYMNAVLQCLCSLTPLVQHFLSGTWNTALHEEIGESATAFGCLVSDMWLGEFDYVSPEAFHSIFEKRYPTFSRRTQHDAQEFLICVLDDLHEAFKEPSQERQSPAAEASTRSSSGTSIITELFEGQLSYGIRCLTCKALSHRPESFTILSLPIPSTRVCSLQDCLECFFQPDTLTQNNQIHCYWCGDNQDATVKASITKAPQIIIFHLKRFAWQDKHRRKLSTTVCYPFSDLDLSPYISASCCNNTEYSLCAVVNHAGDLDYGHYTAFCKHAVTKHWYSFDDAQVTEIPDSEVQADTAYLLFYTSKGY; encoded by the exons ATGGCATGGAAATGGAAGTATTCCCCCAAGGAACAGCTGGAAGATATAAGCAGCCTGCACCCAGGGCTCACAGGGCTgcagaacctggagaacacgTGCTACATGAACGCGGTGCTGCAGTGCCTCTGCAGCCTGACCCCGCTCGTGCAGCATTTCCTCTCAGGAACGTGGAACACAGCCCTGCACGA GGAGATTGGCGAGTCTGCGACTGCCTTTGGCTGTTTGGTGTCCGACATGTGGCTTGGAGAATTTGATTATGTTTCCCCTGAGGCTTTTCATTCCATCTTTGAGAAGCGGTACCCAACTTTTAGCAGGAGGACTCAGCATGATGCACAGGAGTTCCTCATCTGTGTGCTGGATGACCTCCACGAGGCTTTCAAGGAG CCAAGCCAAGAAAGACAGAGCCCTGCTGCAGAAGCAAGCACAAGGAGTAGCAGTGGCACATCTATTATAACAGAGTTATTTGAGGGACAGCTCAGCTATGGTATCAGGTGTCTGACAtgcaaagccctcagtcacagACCCGAGAGCTTCAccatcctctccctgcccatcccttccACCAGAGTGTGCTCTCTGCAG gaCTGCCTGGAATGCTTTTTCCAGCCAGACACACTAACTCAGAACAACCAAATCCACTGCTACTGGTGTGGAGACAACCAAGATGCAACAGTAAAGGCCTCCATAACCAAGGCACCACAGATCATTATCTTCCACTTAAAGAG gttTGCCTGGCAGGACAAGCACAGAAGGAAACTCTCAACCACCGTCTGCTACCCGTTCAGTGACCTGGATCTCTCTCCCTACATCTCTGCATCATGCTGCAACAATACAGAGTACAGCTTGTGTGCTGTAGTG AACCATGCTGGAGATCTGGATTATGGCCACTACACGGCCTTCTGCAAGCACGCAGTCACCAAACACTGGTACAGCTTTGATGATGCCCAGGTCACTGAAATCCCAGACTCTGAAGTGCAGGCTGACACAGCTTATCTCCTCTTCTACACCTCCAAAGGCTACTGA